A genomic region of Thermoproteales archaeon contains the following coding sequences:
- a CDS encoding type II toxin-antitoxin system VapC family toxin, which translates to MEQVVSDASVVVKWFIQEEYSDEALKLRDMHVNGETCVAAPELLPFEVLNALKYSHLFNLEELKTAAISLSSYGIELYPLKGELAQKTIEIAVKKNITVYDAAYIALAQELNTILYTADEKLIRKIGKEYSKIVLHISQIH; encoded by the coding sequence ATGGAGCAAGTGGTAAGCGATGCAAGCGTCGTAGTTAAATGGTTTATTCAAGAAGAATATTCTGACGAAGCTTTAAAACTAAGAGACATGCACGTAAATGGAGAAACTTGCGTAGCCGCGCCAGAGCTACTACCTTTTGAAGTCTTAAACGCTCTAAAATACAGTCATCTCTTTAATCTCGAAGAACTCAAAACAGCAGCAATATCCCTCTCAAGCTACGGCATAGAACTATATCCTTTAAAAGGAGAACTCGCCCAAAAAACTATAGAAATCGCCGTCAAGAAAAATATAACAGTCTATGACGCAGCATACATAGCCCTAGCACAGGAATTAAATACAATCCTTTACACGGCTGATGAAAAACTCATAAGAAAAATAGGAAAAGAATACTCTAAAATCGTACTTCACATCTCCCAAATTCATTAA